The region TTCATATTCTCAATGGAACTGCACTTGTCTCCCTGCTACAGCCAGCACCAGAAACATATGAACTGTTTGATGATATAATACTTCTAACAGATGGACAAATAGTGTACCAAGGACCAAGAGAAAATGTACTTGAGTTTTTTGAATCAATGGGTTTCAAGTGTCCTGAAAGAAAAGGAGTTTCTGACTTCTTACAAGAAGTATGTGTGTGATTTACTTATTCTTCCTTTCAaaccttttctttctttcattgaTGTAAAGTTACTTTTGTTCTCTTGTTATTGAATAGGTGACATCAAGAAAAGATCAATGGCAATACTGGGCGCGTAAAGATGAACCTTATAGCTTTGTTACTGTCAAAGATTTTGCTGAAGCCTTCCAGTTATTTCACGTAGGTCGGAAACTCGGAGACGAGTTAGGCAATCCTTTTGACAAGTCTAAATGTCATACAAATGCCTTAACCAAAAAGAAGTTTGGTGTTAACCGGAAGGAGCTGCTAAGGGCTTGTGCTAGCAGAGAATTTTTGCTTATGAAGAGAAACTCGTTTGTTTACATATTCAAAGTCACCCAAGTGAGAAAAATTCCAGAACTAAATCTGCTCATATTATCATCTgattagaaaatataaaaatcatatcATATAAGAGTTTCAAACTTTTTCTTTCATATTTTTCAGCTTATTTATTTAGCTGTCATTACAACAACATTATTTCTAAGAACTAAGATGCATCGAGATACTGTGGAGGATGGAGGAACTTACATGGGTGCTCTTTTCTTCACAATCGTCGTTGCAATGTTCAATGGAATATCAGAGATAAATATGGCCATTATGAAACTTCCTGTCTTTTACAAGCAAAGGGACCTCCTTTTCTACCCTTCATGGGCTTATTCTCTTCCACCATGGATTCTCAAAATACCAATAACCCTCGTAGAAGCTGCAATCTGGGAATGCATCTCTTACTATGCCATTGGTTACGATCCAAGTTTTGTTAGGCAAGAAGTCACTATATCACAGATCATCAATTGATATTTAAGATATGAGTAACATTTTTTACTTTTGGAATCTGATGAGAAAATATATTGGCAGGCTTTTAAAACAATACTTGATAATCCTGTGCATTAACCAGATGGCATCTTCACTTTTTCGGTTGATGGCAGCATTAGGAAGGGATATTGTAGTTGCAAACACTGTTGGCTCATTTGCACTACTAGTAGTTCTTGTTTTGGGAGGATTTGTGATTTCACGAGGTACAAAAATGGTAATGTAACTTCAAAGTTTGTTGATGTAATGACCCTATCTTatgttaaatttgtttttttgcGCTAGAGGATGTGCCCAAATGGTTTATATGGGGTTACTGGTCCTCACCACTGATGTATGGACAGAATGCTATAGCTGTTAATGAATTTCTTGGGCATAGTTGGAGAAAGGTAATCCCATTTGTTTCTAATGGTGAATCAATTCAATAATGACCTTTGGAAAGATGTGTTTATAATTCGTTGAATGTTGTAGGTTACTTCTAATTCCAATGAAACACTGGGAGTTTTGGTACTGAAAACTCGTGGATTGTTCACAGAAGCTTATTGGTATTGGATTGGAGTAGGAGCATTGATTGgttatatttttctatttaattcTCTCATCATATTGGCTTTGCAATATCTGAGTTGTAAGTACCATCTTTATCTCTCATTTTCAGCAGTAACCTTTTCTTGGACCTCTTTTCTGACAACTATAAGTTGCCTCTGCAGCATTCAGAAATAATCAGGCAGGGTTATCCCAGGAGAAATTGCTTGAGAGAAATGCTTCACCAGATGAAGAGTTCATTGAGTTACCAAAAAGAAAGAGCTCTTCTGGTGAGTCGTCAAGCTCTTGTTATAGTCTCTGTGTAGTTTGAAGCATGGTTTTCATGCCATAATATTTAACTATGATGACAACTCAGAAACAAAGATGGAAGACGAAGCAAGTATATCATCCAGGTCGTTTTCTGGAAGAGACAATGTTAAAGCTAAAAGTGGAAGGAGGGGCATGGTTCTTCCTTTtcaacctctctctctcacttttgATGAGATATCATATTCTGTAGACATGCCGCAGGTACATTACATACATACTATGAAGATGTAATATTTCAACTAGTTGTTTCTTCAATTTTTAGCCCCTAAATGGACAAGCCGGTATAGCCAGCATTACCCCTTGTATATTTAGTCCTTCTCTTCATATAAACACATGAGCAGGATACTTCCATAACTCTATGTATCTCAAAGTCATGCTCATCTGTCTTTAATCCAACCTCCACTAGGAAAAAATGAAACCAAGGATTAAAACTAGGTTTTTTTCCCTACATTGTGATATTGATTGCAGGAAATGAAAAATCAAGGAGTTTTCGAGGACCGTCTTAAACTTTTGAAGGGTGTCAGTGGAGCCTTTAGGCCTGGAGTACTAACAGCTCTAATGGGTGTAAGTGGTGCTGGCAAGACTACTCTGATGGATGTTTTAGCTGGAAGGAAAACTGGTGGATATATTGAAGGAGCCATCACAATATCTGGGTACCCAAAGAATCAACAAACATTTGCTCGCATAGCAAGTTATTGTGAACAATTTGATATCCACTCACCTAATGTTACAGTTTATGAATCTTTGCTATATTCTGCCTGGCTTCGATTACCACGTGAAGTGGATACTGCAACTAGAAAGGTACAATTATCTTCTCTTCAAATTCGAGGCACGAAACTTGTAGTTTTAAAGTAAAATCATGTTTGCGGTTAAACCTCCAAGAATGACTTCTTTCCCCCACAAAAGTTACTCTCAACTTTGTAAAATAACCTATTTTTAAAACACATTGATTAACTTCTATTCAATTTCATGAGATGCAGATGTTCATTGAGGAAGTTATGGAGCTTGTGGAGCTAAATTCATTAAGAGAAGCACTTGTTGGATTGCCCGGTGAGACTGGACTTTCAACTGAGCAGCGCAAGAGACTTACAATTGCAGTTGAACTTGTAGCCAATCCAGCAATAATATTCATGGATGAGCCAACCTCTGGTCTTGATGCTAGAGCAGCTGCAATTGTAATGAGAACTGTGAGGAACACCGTGGACACAGGACGCACTGTGGTTTGCACCATCCACCAGCCAAGTATTGATATATTTGATGCATTCGATGAGGTAAAAAGTCTAACCATTGAGGTAGAACTGTTAGGATTGAGACTTTTCTCTTTCTTAGCTATAATAATCTAGTTGCATATATTATGACATAGTTGCTTTATGTTTTGGTAAAAGACTTAAGACTTACTTCACTGTTGGTCTGTTAAAACATTCTGCTTGTAAGACATTATGTGATAATTCATCATATGTAAACAGACTTGTAAGATATCGATGAAATGTTTGTAACATTCACTACTGCAGTTTGtaattttctctcttctcctccCTGTTTTCTTGCCCTCTttttctctgatttctgtttTCTTTACAAGAACTCTTGTTTTTTGGGGGGGCTACATTGCATAGAACTAAGAACTTCAATTTCTAACGTGACAGCTGCTACTTCTGAAATTGGGAGGAGAGCCAATATATGCTGGTCCATTAGGCCGCCACTGTTACCAAATGATTCAGTACTTTGAGGTGAATCAATTGTAAATGAGATTTAGCATATTAGATACTTCTGTTGAATTTGTATATTCACTAAAGAGCTTGATTGGTATAGGATATTCAAGGAGTTCCTAAGATTAGAGATGGTTATAATCCTGCAACCTGGATGTTGGAAGTTACATCAGCAGCAACTGAAGCAAGTCTGAAGGTCAATTTCACAAATGTGTACAAAAACTCAGAACTACACCGGTTAGACTCATTTCTTTTACCTAGTTATGTTATGTTTAACAACAAAATGACAAGAATAAATCATCATTTTAATTCGAAAGATATGAAGTGGGTCACTTGGTCCTCAAAGatggaaattttcattttcatcccTCAGGTAAAAAAAAGGTTCAATTTAGTCCATGAAAGATAAAAAGAGTCGTCAATTTAATCCTtcttgagaagtctcacataaACTAGAGTTGTGAACAGAATagtccttataaagggtagagcaaccctcactCTTTAGTTAGCTTTTAGGACAGGGTTAGGCCTAAGCTGAATTCtaatttggtatcagagccctcAAAAGCTTTtgggggtagagttaggcataaCCTGAATTCCAGTAATCTCAGAAAGATGAGAAAGTCGTTTGCTTTTAGTCACCTAAAGGATTAAATTGAGCGTCTTTTTATCTGTCAAGaataaaataagtttttatCTTTCAGATACTAAGTTACAGACCTCACATGTTTTAGTATCAAAATAACTATCTAATCTGAAGAAAAATATTGGTAATTAGCAGTTAATTTGtatcttttcattttcattttgataTTTTGAATCAGGGCTGGCAGAGCGCAAAGTTTTGGTACCTGAGAAAATAAGATGCATATATTTCTCACctttaattttaaattcttAATGCAGCTGAGTTTAAAGATTTTAATGAATATGTTACTGATACTTCCAATTGTTTAGGAGAAACAAACAACTGATCCAGGAGCTTAATATTCCTCCTGAAGGTTCAAAGGATCTATACTTTGATACTCAGTATTCACAGACATTAGTGGCACAATTTAAAGCTTGCATATGGAAACAACACTTATCTTATTGGCGGAACACATCATATACTGCAGTTAGACTCCTATTTACAACACTAATAGCTTTAATGTTTGGGGTCTTATTTTGGGAGATTGGCTCAAAAAG is a window of Lotus japonicus ecotype B-129 chromosome 5, LjGifu_v1.2 DNA encoding:
- the LOC130716891 gene encoding pleiotropic drug resistance protein 1-like isoform X1, with the translated sequence MESSDSITRVESQRNSGSGIWRRNTSMDIFSTSEREDDEEALKWAAIERLPTYLRIRRSILNNPEGKGIEVDIKQLGITERKILLERLVKIAEDDNEKFLLKLRERIDRVGLAIPTVEVRFEHFSVEAQVYVGGRALPSLFNFFINVLEVIDSTRHILWLVSTVFLDLSQIIYEMISFVVQGFLNYLHIIPSPKKQLRILQNVSGIIKPRRMTLLLGPPGSGKTTLLLALAGKLEKDLKHSGRVTYNGHELDEFVPQRTSAYISQHDNHIGEMTVRETLAFSARCQGVGQNYEMLTELLRREKQAQIKPDADVDAFMKAAVLEGQKTSVVTDYILKILGLEVCADIMVGDGMIRGISGGQKKRVTTGEMLVGPVRVLFMDEISTGLDSSTTFQIISSIRQSIHILNGTALVSLLQPAPETYELFDDIILLTDGQIVYQGPRENVLEFFESMGFKCPERKGVSDFLQEVTSRKDQWQYWARKDEPYSFVTVKDFAEAFQLFHVGRKLGDELGNPFDKSKCHTNALTKKKFGVNRKELLRACASREFLLMKRNSFVYIFKVTQLIYLAVITTTLFLRTKMHRDTVEDGGTYMGALFFTIVVAMFNGISEINMAIMKLPVFYKQRDLLFYPSWAYSLPPWILKIPITLVEAAIWECISYYAIGYDPSFVRLLKQYLIILCINQMASSLFRLMAALGRDIVVANTVGSFALLVVLVLGGFVISREDVPKWFIWGYWSSPLMYGQNAIAVNEFLGHSWRKVTSNSNETLGVLVLKTRGLFTEAYWYWIGVGALIGYIFLFNSLIILALQYLSSFRNNQAGLSQEKLLERNASPDEEFIELPKRKSSSETKMEDEASISSRSFSGRDNVKAKSGRRGMVLPFQPLSLTFDEISYSVDMPQEMKNQGVFEDRLKLLKGVSGAFRPGVLTALMGVSGAGKTTLMDVLAGRKTGGYIEGAITISGYPKNQQTFARIASYCEQFDIHSPNVTVYESLLYSAWLRLPREVDTATRKMFIEEVMELVELNSLREALVGLPGETGLSTEQRKRLTIAVELVANPAIIFMDEPTSGLDARAAAIVMRTVRNTVDTGRTVVCTIHQPSIDIFDAFDELLLLKLGGEPIYAGPLGRHCYQMIQYFEDIQGVPKIRDGYNPATWMLEVTSAATEASLKVNFTNVYKNSELHRRNKQLIQELNIPPEGSKDLYFDTQYSQTLVAQFKACIWKQHLSYWRNTSYTAVRLLFTTLIALMFGVLFWEIGSKRGNEQDLFNAMGSMYAAVTFIGVQNGASVQPIIAVERTVFYRERAAGMYSALPYAFAQVAIELPHILAQTLVYGIVVYAMMGFDWSTSKFLWYLFFMYFTFLYFTFYGMMTMAISPNPHIAGILSSAFYAIWSLFSGFIIPLSRIPIWWKWYYWICPVAWTINGLVTSQYGDDMGKLENGQRIEEFVESYFGFKHDFLGVVAVVVAGFSVLFALIFTFGIKAFNFQKR
- the LOC130716891 gene encoding pleiotropic drug resistance protein 1-like isoform X2, whose protein sequence is MESSDSITRVESQRNSGSGIWRRNTSMDIFSTSEREDDEEALKWAAIERLPTYLRIRRSILNNPEGKGIEVDIKQLGITERKILLERLVKIAEDDNEKFLLKLRERIDRVGLAIPTVEVRFEHFSVEAQVYVGGRALPSLFNFFINVLEGFLNYLHIIPSPKKQLRILQNVSGIIKPRRMTLLLGPPGSGKTTLLLALAGKLEKDLKHSGRVTYNGHELDEFVPQRTSAYISQHDNHIGEMTVRETLAFSARCQGVGQNYEMLTELLRREKQAQIKPDADVDAFMKAAVLEGQKTSVVTDYILKILGLEVCADIMVGDGMIRGISGGQKKRVTTGEMLVGPVRVLFMDEISTGLDSSTTFQIISSIRQSIHILNGTALVSLLQPAPETYELFDDIILLTDGQIVYQGPRENVLEFFESMGFKCPERKGVSDFLQEVTSRKDQWQYWARKDEPYSFVTVKDFAEAFQLFHVGRKLGDELGNPFDKSKCHTNALTKKKFGVNRKELLRACASREFLLMKRNSFVYIFKVTQLIYLAVITTTLFLRTKMHRDTVEDGGTYMGALFFTIVVAMFNGISEINMAIMKLPVFYKQRDLLFYPSWAYSLPPWILKIPITLVEAAIWECISYYAIGYDPSFVRLLKQYLIILCINQMASSLFRLMAALGRDIVVANTVGSFALLVVLVLGGFVISREDVPKWFIWGYWSSPLMYGQNAIAVNEFLGHSWRKVTSNSNETLGVLVLKTRGLFTEAYWYWIGVGALIGYIFLFNSLIILALQYLSSFRNNQAGLSQEKLLERNASPDEEFIELPKRKSSSETKMEDEASISSRSFSGRDNVKAKSGRRGMVLPFQPLSLTFDEISYSVDMPQEMKNQGVFEDRLKLLKGVSGAFRPGVLTALMGVSGAGKTTLMDVLAGRKTGGYIEGAITISGYPKNQQTFARIASYCEQFDIHSPNVTVYESLLYSAWLRLPREVDTATRKMFIEEVMELVELNSLREALVGLPGETGLSTEQRKRLTIAVELVANPAIIFMDEPTSGLDARAAAIVMRTVRNTVDTGRTVVCTIHQPSIDIFDAFDELLLLKLGGEPIYAGPLGRHCYQMIQYFEDIQGVPKIRDGYNPATWMLEVTSAATEASLKVNFTNVYKNSELHRRNKQLIQELNIPPEGSKDLYFDTQYSQTLVAQFKACIWKQHLSYWRNTSYTAVRLLFTTLIALMFGVLFWEIGSKRGNEQDLFNAMGSMYAAVTFIGVQNGASVQPIIAVERTVFYRERAAGMYSALPYAFAQVAIELPHILAQTLVYGIVVYAMMGFDWSTSKFLWYLFFMYFTFLYFTFYGMMTMAISPNPHIAGILSSAFYAIWSLFSGFIIPLSRIPIWWKWYYWICPVAWTINGLVTSQYGDDMGKLENGQRIEEFVESYFGFKHDFLGVVAVVVAGFSVLFALIFTFGIKAFNFQKR